The following DNA comes from Lepidochelys kempii isolate rLepKem1 chromosome 9, rLepKem1.hap2, whole genome shotgun sequence.
GCATTCTGCTTCATTGCCTTGGCACTGGCAACCATGAAAAACGTATGCCATTTTCCATGCTAAGAGAATAAATAAGAGACACGAAAACTCCAATAACAATCACCCTCTCAAAAATAAGTTAGCTGTGTTGAAGACTGAAGAATAATACCCTACTGTAGGGTATTTTAACACCTTGCTCTAAATACTCACTGGGTCAGTGAGTTTAATGATGATACAAGGCAAGTACTTTATAGAGCTCTCACATATCTACAGGCACCCTTGCATTTTTAGACTAATTTTCAGGGACAACATCCAATAGCTCCATCTTGAGGATAATCAAAGGAAGATTTGACTATCTGAAGATTTCAAATGAACATCCTTATTTTTAAGATGGATACCATactctaaaagaaaaaaataaaacataattgACTGCTTAGTGGATGAATTTCACTATAAATGAACTATTTCAAAAGCAAGGTAAAACTTTGGGTATATGTAAACAAAAACATAATTTAACAGTTAACCAAAAGAGCTGattgggaaatattttttgttccaATGAAAAATTCTGACAAAAATGAGAGTTTTGACCCAAAAAAATTCATAGGAAagtatttttgaaataaaaatttcaaccagctctaataaccAAACTTGATTCTGTAGGATTTGTATAAGTAACTTGGCACCAGAGTTGATGTTTCTGCCTACAGATTTTTCATCCTGCTAATCATGGTGAAAAGGGGGTAGGGTGTGTCAAAATGTTAAAACACCTACCTCGGACTGACTGCAGCCAGTCCACATTAAACAGTCTCAGTTCATCTGGGTCTGTGATGACTCTACCAGGTATAAGGTGCTCAAAAAAAGCTAAATCACTATCAGAAACATGAGAGAAGGGCAGCCTCTGCACACCATACCGCTCACTAGTCAGCATCACTTCCTTGGGGCTGATGGAGGTTGTAGAGAGAGCTCCCTTGCCCAGCAGACTGGTGCCCGATAGGATGGGTGGCCTGGACACTGGTATCCTGTATAGCTCTGCTAGTTTCTTCTGCTTAAGTGTCCACTTAGCAGTAGCACTGGTCCACACTGCCAAGGATCTCTTATGGCCGTTCATCTGCCATCTTGGTAGGGTCCAACAGCACCAAACCAAACGAAGCTGGACGAGAGAGGAAACTGTCATGGTTGCCCTGAAATGCAAACAGAGGATTAACACACAGTTTCAATTCTTCCTGCTGCTCTTCAGGTccagggaaagtcatgcctgactaatctaattgccttctatgatgagataactggttctgtggatgaagggaaagcagtggacgtgttattcctcgactttagcaaagcttttgacacggtctcccacagtattcttttcagcaagttaaagaagtatgggctggatggatgcactacaagatgggtagaaagttggctagattgtcgggctcaacgggtagtgatcaatggctccatgtctagttggcagctggtatctagcggaatgccccaagggtcggtcctggggccggttttgttcaatatcttcattaatgatctggaggatggtgtggattgcaccctcaacaagtctgcagacgacactaaactgggaggagtggtagatacgctagagggtagggatagaatacagagggacctagacaaatggaggattgggccaaaagaaatctgatgaggttcaacaaggacaagtgcagagtcctgcacttaggacggaagaatccaatgcaccgctacagactacggaccgaatggctaggcagcagttctgcagagaaggacctacgggtgacagtggacaagaagctggatatgagtcaacagtgtgcccttgttgccaagaaggccaatggcattttgggatgtatatgtaggggcactgccagcagatcgagggacgtgattgtccctctctatttgacattggtgaggccacatctggagtactgtgtccagtttggggccccacactacaagaaggatgtggagaaactggagagagtccagcgaagggcaacaaaaatgattaggggactggaacacatgacttatgaggagaggctgagggaactgggattgtttagtctacggaagagaagaatgaggggggatttgatagctgctttcaactacctgaaaggtggatccaaagaggatggatctagactgttctcagtgatagcagattacagaacaaggagtaatggtctcaagttgcagtgggggagatttaggttggatattaggaaaaactttttcactaggacggtggtgaaacactggaatgcgttacctagggaggtggtggaatccccttccttagaagtttttaaggtcaggcttgacaaagcgctggctgggatgatttaattgggattggtcctgctctgggcagggggttggactagatggcctccagaggtcccttccaactctgttattctatgattcctgtatGCATAAAAAACTAGATTTTTCAACTAACTGACTTGCTACTGTTCTTTATGGAGGCAGAACTATAGGGAAAACCTAGCTCCCTTAGGGAGTAAAAGGTTGTTCATATTTGCAGATAGGATAGTTTCAGCATCATCATTATATTTTGCACACAATCAACCCATCTAATATCTAGGAAAATCCAGACTTAAGCAGGAGGGAAACCAAAGCTTCGAGTATCACTGGAAATTCCCAATGAAATATACATGATAtatcatgtttcagagtggtagccgtgttagtctgtatccgcaaaaacaacgaggagtccttgtggcaccttagccctggtctacactaggactttaggtcgaatttagcagcgttaaatcgatgtaaacctgcacccgtccacacaatgaagccctttatttcgacttaaagggctcttaaaatcgatttccttactccacccctgacaagtggattagtgcttaaatcgacgttgccggctcgaatttgaggtactgtggacacaattcgatggtattggcctccgggagctatcccagagtgctccattctgaccgctctggacagcactctcaactcagatgcactggccaggtagacaggaaaagaaccacgaacttttgaatctcatttcctgtttggccagcgtggcaagctgcaggtgaccatgcagagctcatcagcacaggtgaccatgatggagtcccagaatcgcaaaagagctccagcatggaccgaacgggaggtacgggatctgatcgctgtttggggagaggaatccctgctatcagaactccgttccagttttcgaaatgccaaaacctttgtcaaaatctcccagggcatgaaggacagaggccataacagggacccgaagcagtgccgcgtgaaactgaaggagctgaggcaagcctaccagaaaaccagagaggcgaacagccgctctgggtcagagccccaaacatgccgcttctatgatgagctgcatgccattttagggggttcagccaccactaccccagccgtgttgtttgactccttcaatggagatggaggcaatacggaagcaggttttggggacgaagaagatgatgatgaggaggaggttgtagatagctcacagcaagcaagcggagaaaccggttttcccgacagccaggaactgtttctcaccctagacctggagccagtacccccgaacccacccaaggctgcctcctggacccagcaggcggagaagggacctctggtgagtgtaccttttaaaatactatacatggtttaaaagcaagcatgtgaaaggattactttgccctggcattcacggttctcctagatgtagtcctaaagcctttgcaaaaggtttctggggagggcagccttattgcgtccttcatggtaggacactttacaactccaggccagtaacacgtactcgggaatcactgtagaacaaagcattgcagtgtatgtttgctggcattcaaccaaatccgttctttatctctctgtgttatccttaggagagtgagatataattcatggtcacctggttgaaatagagtgcttttcttcaggggacactcagaggagcccattcctgctgggctgtttgcctgtggctaaacagaaatgttccccgcttttagccacagggaggggggaaggttgagggggtagccacgcggtggggggaggcgaaatgcgaccttgtaacgaaaccacatgtgctatgtatgtaatgttaacagcaaggtttaccctgaaagagtgtagccactgttttataaaatgtgtctttttaaagaccgctgtccctttttttttctccaccagctgcatgtgtttcaatgatcacaggatcttctccttcccagaggctagtgaagcttaaaaagaaaaaaaaacgcactcacgatgaaatgttctccgagctcatgctgtcctcccacactgacagagcacagacgaatgagtggaggcaaataatgtccgagtgcagaaaagcacaaaatgaccgggaggagaggtggcgggctgaagagagtaagtggcgggctgaagacagggctgaagctcaaatgtggcggcagcgtgatgagaggaggcaggattcaatgctgaggctgctgcaggaccaaaccagtatgctccagtgtatggttgagctgcagcaaaggcagctggagcacagactgccactgctgcccctctgtaaccaaccgccctcctccccaagttccatagcctccacacccagacgcccaagaacgcggtgggggggcctccggccaaccagccactccaccacagaggattgcccaaaaaaaagaaggctgtcattcaataaattttaaagttgtaaacttttaaagtgttgtgcttaaagtgctgtgtggcattttccttccctcctccaccacccctcctgggctaccttggtagtcatccccctatttgtgtgatgaatgaataaagaatgcatgaatgtgaagcaacaatgactttattgcctctgcaagcggtgattgaagggaggaggggcaggtggttagcttacagggaagtagagtgaaccaaggggcggggggtttcatcaaggagaaacaaacagaactttcacaccgtagcctggcctggttttcaaagcttctctgatgcgtaccgcgccctcctgtgctcttctaaccgccctggtgtctggctgcgcgtaaccagcagccaggtgatttgcctcaacctcccaccccgccataaatgtctcccccttactctcacagatattgtggagcacacagcaagcagtaataacagtgggaatattggttttgctgaggtctaagcgagtcagtaaactgcgccagcgtgcctttaaacgtccaaatgcacattctaccaccattctgcacttgctcagcctgtagttgaacagctcctgactactgtccaggctgcctgtgtacggcttcatgagccatggcattaaggggtaggctgggtccccaaggatacatataggcatttcaacatccccaacagttattttctggtctgggaataaagtcccttcctgcagcttttgaaacagaccagagttcctgaagatgcgagcatcatgcacctttcccggccatcccacgttgatgttggtgaaacatcccttgtgatccaccagagcttgcagcactatcgaaaagtaccccttgcggtttatgcaCTCGGCGGCTTgatgctctggtgccaagatagggatatgggttccgtctatagccccaccacagttagggaatcccattgcagcaaagccatccactatgacctgcacatttcccagagtcactatccttgatatcagcagatctttgattgcgtgggctacttgcatcacagcagcccccacagtagatttgcccactccaaattgattcccaactgaccggtagctgtctggcgttgcaagcttccacagggctatcgccactcgcttctcaactgtgagggctgctctcatcttggtattcatgcgcctcagggcaggggaaagcaagtcacaaagttccatgaaagtgcccttactcatgtgaaagtttcgcagccactgggaatcgtcccagacctgcaacactatgcggtcccaccagtctgtgcttgtttcccgagcccagaatcggcgttccacagcatgaacctgccccattagcaccatgatgcatgcattggcagggcccatgctttcagagaaatctgtgtccatgtcctgatcactcacgtgaccgcgctgatgaaTGAGTAcgctagaggaatgagtcccctagacaggggaggaggcaaatgagtacaaaacaaatctggtctatttcttgttttgacccactccatctatcttttacatctttggctggcagcagacagtgcagaaggactgcatgccatccacatctcatggctgctcggcagaagatggtacagtacgactgctagccatcctcatctcttgcctgcctggcagaagatggtacaatacgactactagcaatcctcatctcttgcctgcctggcagaagatggtacagtacgactgctagcagtccgtatcgcctggctgctcaccataagacggttcaataggactgactgcaggactaaagagaatgacctggtcaagtcactccaaatttagtccctgcgcccatgtctgcccaggcgctcccagccgacgtggccaggagcacctcggacatgacgatgacggctaccagtcgtactgtaccgtctgctgccacaaggcaaggggttgctgctactgtgtagcaatgccgtaccacatctgccagcacccaggagacatagggtgacggttacctgagcgggctccatgcttgcagtggtatggcatctgcacaggtaactcaggaaaaaaggcgcgaaatgattgtctgcccttgcttttacggagggagggagggaacgggggcctgacgatatgtacccagaaccacccgcgacaatgttttagccccatcaggcattgggatctgaatccagaattccaatgggcagcggagactgcgggaactgtgggatagctatccacagtgcaacgctccggaagtcgactctagcctcggtactgtggaagcgctccgccgagttaatgcacttaatgcacttagagcattttctgtggggacacacacactcgaatatataaaaccgatttctaaaaaaccgacttctataaattcgaccttattccgtagtgtagacatacccttagagactcacaaattcatttgggcataagctttcatgggctagaacccactccatcggatgcatggaatggaaaatacagcagcaggtataaatacacagcacatgaaaagatgggagttgccataccaagtgggaggtcagtctaacaagacaattcaattaacagtaggatactaAGGgagaaaaaatcacttttgtactggtaatgagagtggcccatttcaaacagttgacaagaaggtgtgagtaacagtagggggaaattagtatgacggaaattaggttttgtaaagattgggagtggatgggtcattaggAGGTCATAAGGAGGTCGtcttgtccagccccctgctcaaggcaggaccgatccccaactaaatcaaaactCATCCTTAGGCCATTGGCTCAGTGCTCACAGGGACAGTAGTGGGATCCTGCTGGGGCACAAGACAGGGGGCAGgcctcagctgctgctggcactgcTGCGCAGCACATGTAGTCAAGGAGATATCCTGCCTATTCTTGACTGCTGGCATTTGCTGGGGTACACGCTGCCCTCCCTACCTTGCCCAAGTCCATGTCAGCCACCCCATGGCCCAGGGCACCTTGCCACACTGACAGTAAAGCTGGCATCTGTGTCACTGGCGCTTCCCTTTGTTGGCTCAGGAAGAATGGTGGGAATGCCAGCCCCCTCACAACAGACACATCTGACTCTGTTGCATGCACGAGCACCCAGTGTGGGTAGGGAActgtgtggggagaagcaggCCAGGCTGCAGCGGGGCCAGCAGTACTGCACCCATAACCTGGTACACTcagaatatgcaaaaagaaaaggagtacttgtggcaccttagagactaaccaatttatttgagcataagctttcgtgagctacagctcacttcagttgcCAAAGATCACATACTGGCTGGAATCTCCTGCTACAAGATCT
Coding sequences within:
- the LOC140916920 gene encoding myb/SANT-like DNA-binding domain-containing protein 7 produces the protein MQSSSAQVTMMESQNRKRAPAWTEREVRDLIAVWGEESLLSELRSSFRNAKTFVKISQGMKDRGHNRDPKQCRVKLKELRQAYQKTREANSRSGSEPQTCRFYDELHAILGGSATTTPAVLFDSFNGDGGNTEAGFGDEEDDDEEEVVDSSQQASGETGFPDSQELFLTLDLEPVPPNPPKAASWTQQAEKGPLLHVFQ